A genome region from Acinetobacter colistiniresistens includes the following:
- a CDS encoding RES family NAD+ phosphorylase: MCLKYEGNLREKVNNLMDLEKEGEIQLTKVIEAGSTYYKMQDSYYDGNGVFFNQNSENRFSLSDKSKGPQYLAESPHTACHEFYQEEEFIDRSDFETNCMAEIKVERDLRVFDETMLAPHLKIAVGDLMGPKTAYPVTQRLATELSQHADGLEYLSRHTGKPCVVLWSDHENGDGILSTLTVTPLKDYSHNGKTGKNILKSQCNIQITG; encoded by the coding sequence ATGTGTTTAAAATACGAGGGCAACCTACGTGAAAAAGTAAATAATCTAATGGATCTTGAAAAAGAAGGCGAGATTCAATTGACGAAAGTTATTGAAGCTGGCAGTACTTATTACAAGATGCAAGACAGTTATTATGATGGCAATGGTGTTTTCTTCAACCAAAACAGTGAAAACCGTTTTTCCTTATCAGATAAATCCAAAGGTCCTCAATACCTTGCGGAATCACCTCATACAGCTTGTCATGAGTTTTATCAGGAGGAAGAATTCATTGACCGTTCAGATTTTGAAACAAATTGCATGGCTGAGATAAAGGTTGAGAGAGACCTTCGAGTATTTGATGAAACAATGCTCGCCCCTCACCTCAAGATTGCTGTTGGGGACTTAATGGGGCCCAAAACAGCATATCCTGTAACTCAGAGATTGGCGACAGAATTGTCCCAACATGCAGATGGATTAGAATACCTGTCTAGACATACCGGGAAGCCTTGCGTAGTACTTTGGTCAGACCACGAAAATGGCGATGGTATCCTGTCAACTTTGACTGTAACTCCTTTAAAGGATTATAGCCATAATGGAAAAACAGGAAAAAACATTCTTAAATCTCAATGTAATATTCAGATCACTGGGTAA
- a CDS encoding ImmA/IrrE family metallo-endopeptidase, with protein sequence MSVRQLRGFQVPPLSTEKINRIAINCRKRLFGIDENEPIDLLDLVERFLPEKLGINYDVREVSLMQDIEAAVNPDKGELIIREDVYLALTDPTNYGHGRARFTIAHEIGHLILHEGVTLNRQIKMKTHKVYEDSEWQADTFSAELLMPSHMCKGLSLQEIQDKFIVSYTAAKNKFNAVNKGGD encoded by the coding sequence ATGTCAGTACGACAACTTCGGGGATTTCAAGTCCCACCATTATCAACAGAAAAAATTAATAGGATTGCTATTAATTGCCGTAAAAGGTTATTTGGAATCGATGAAAATGAACCAATTGACCTTTTGGATTTAGTAGAGCGATTTTTGCCTGAAAAATTAGGCATCAATTACGATGTCCGTGAAGTTAGCTTAATGCAAGACATCGAAGCTGCTGTGAATCCAGATAAAGGGGAACTAATAATTCGAGAAGATGTTTACTTAGCACTAACAGATCCAACTAATTATGGGCATGGTCGAGCTCGTTTTACTATTGCACATGAAATAGGTCATTTAATTTTGCATGAAGGTGTGACGCTGAATCGTCAAATAAAAATGAAAACTCATAAAGTTTATGAAGATTCAGAATGGCAAGCAGATACATTTTCAGCAGAATTGTTAATGCCTTCTCACATGTGTAAAGGGCTCTCTCTACAAGAGATTCAAGATAAGTTTATTGTAAGTTATACGGCAGCTAAAAATAAATTTAATGCAGTAAATAAAGGAGGTGATTAA
- a CDS encoding helix-turn-helix domain-containing protein has product MAITLTEFGKTLRKARIDHDISLKDLADLLNLSPAFLSGVETGRKAVNPSLINKITSVMNLSKTESEELNIAASKTLKEVSLRVNSDHDAEIAIMFARKVEENKVDFEELRKFLMKT; this is encoded by the coding sequence ATGGCTATAACACTGACTGAATTTGGGAAAACTCTGAGGAAAGCACGGATTGATCACGATATAAGTTTAAAAGACTTAGCTGATCTTCTTAATCTTTCACCTGCTTTTCTTTCGGGTGTTGAAACTGGTCGTAAAGCAGTAAATCCAAGTTTAATAAACAAGATAACTTCAGTTATGAATTTATCCAAAACTGAATCTGAGGAATTAAACATTGCTGCAAGTAAAACTCTCAAGGAAGTCTCTTTACGTGTAAATAGTGATCATGATGCTGAAATTGCAATTATGTTTGCTAGGAAAGTTGAAGAGAATAAAGTTGATTTTGAAGAATTGAGAAAATTTCTTATGAAAACCTAA
- the repM gene encoding replication initiation protein RepM: protein MKDLVVKDNALINASYNLDLVEQRLVLLAIIEARQTGKGINANDALVIHASSYIENFGVEKHTAYAVLKEASKVLFDRRFTYQSLTDKGNVKTTHSRWVSEISYIDNEASVSLIFSPAVVPLITRLEERFTSYELKQVSQLTSRYATRLYELLVAWRTTGQTPIFEISEFRQQLGIADDEYTRSDNFKRRVLDIAISQINTFTDIKVKSEQHKTGRSISGYSFSFKPKTSVKNISKARSEQLELIGQLTDKQIFLFSGKLAYEPTFASKYSKAGESYDDFIIRIAGDLTDPKKIKEYSPYLKELGFK, encoded by the coding sequence ATGAAAGACTTAGTTGTCAAAGATAATGCTCTAATTAATGCAAGTTATAATCTTGATTTAGTTGAGCAAAGGCTAGTTCTACTAGCAATTATTGAAGCCAGACAAACAGGTAAAGGAATCAATGCTAATGATGCTTTAGTAATTCATGCATCAAGCTATATTGAGAATTTCGGTGTAGAGAAACATACGGCTTATGCTGTTTTGAAAGAGGCAAGTAAGGTCTTATTTGATAGGAGATTTACTTATCAATCTTTAACAGATAAAGGGAATGTAAAAACTACTCATAGCCGTTGGGTAAGCGAAATTAGCTATATTGATAATGAAGCATCAGTAAGTCTTATCTTTTCACCAGCTGTCGTCCCATTAATTACAAGGCTTGAGGAACGGTTTACTAGCTATGAATTAAAGCAAGTAAGTCAATTGACAAGCAGATATGCCACTAGACTTTACGAACTATTAGTTGCTTGGCGCACCACTGGTCAAACTCCAATATTTGAGATTTCAGAATTTAGGCAGCAGCTTGGTATTGCGGATGATGAATACACACGCTCAGATAATTTCAAAAGAAGAGTTCTAGATATAGCTATATCCCAAATCAATACTTTTACAGACATCAAAGTTAAGTCTGAACAGCATAAAACTGGGCGATCAATTTCAGGCTATAGTTTTTCATTTAAGCCAAAGACATCAGTTAAAAATATTTCTAAAGCAAGGAGCGAACAGCTAGAACTGATTGGCCAATTGACAGATAAACAGATTTTTTTGTTCTCTGGTAAGTTAGCTTATGAACCCACATTCGCATCAAAATATAGTAAAGCTGGTGAAAGCTATGATGACTTTATAATTAGAATAGCTGGAGACTTAACAGATCCTAAAAAAATTAAAGAATATTCTCCATATCTTAAAGAATTAGGATTTAAATAG